A stretch of the Argentina anserina chromosome 6, drPotAnse1.1, whole genome shotgun sequence genome encodes the following:
- the LOC126797377 gene encoding phenolic glucoside malonyltransferase 1-like, translated as MAQPNSVKVIKVCRVTPFKGSPDSAPPEDQYLLSLTFYDLIWLRFPTIQRIFFFQTPSCPNSILPNLKTSLSYTLKHFLPLAGNLTWPQDSSTPVFGYAKGDTVSLTIAKYSNPEDFHHLSGSQFIEAEKYHPLVPQLEASAPIALQVTLFPNNGFSIGTVMHHAVMDGKSYTSFIKSWAHVCKHIVESGSSCTISLPQQLEPFYDRTVVRDQAGLAELYSSHYLNDHGPNNRSVTPSLHSIMDVKPDSIRGTFELTREKIQALREHVVKTVKAFDSSSLHLSTFSLTCAFCWVCSVKAQEIKGGKTALIFAMDARARLDPPIPATYFGNCVVGGVAVAETKELVGDDGLVVALSAITEAFTSLIKKGVLNGAESWMSNFIDFSLYERVFSVAGSPRFEVYDTDFGWGRPKRTEVVSIDKTGAISLSASRNGGGAVEVGLVLDKQYMKTFATLCDAI; from the coding sequence ATGGCGCAACCAAACTCGGTGAAAGTAATCAAGGTTTGCAGGGTGACTCCATTCAAGGGTTCACCGGATTCTGCCCCACCAGAGGATCAGTACTTGCTTTCACTAACCTTCTATGACTTGATCTGGCTAAGGTTTCCAACAATTCAACGcattttcttcttccaaaCACCTTCATGCCCTAATTCCATACTCCCCAACCTCAAAACCTCACTCTCTTACACTCTCAAACACTTTCTTCCCCTCGCCGGAAATCTCACATGGCCCCAAGACTCCTCAACACCTGTCTTCGGCTATGCCAAAGGTGACACCGTTTCGCTCACTATAGCCAAGTACTCTAATCCTGAAGACTTCCACCACCTATCCGGAAGCCAATTTATTGAAGCCGAAAAGTACCATCCCCTCGTTCCCCAACTTGAAGCTTCTGCACCGATAGCTTTGCAGGTAACTCTGTTTCCCAACAACGGTTTTTCCATCGGCACAGTCATGCACCACGCCGTCATGGACGGAAAATCTTACACCTCGTTCATTAAGTCATGGGCTCACGTATGCAAACATATAGTTGAATCCGGATCCTCCTGTACCATTTCATTACCGCAACAGCTAGAACCATTTTATGATAGAACCGTCGTTCGAGACCAGGCGGGGCTCGCAGAACTCTACTCTAGCCACTACCTGAATGACCACGGCCCCAACAACAGAAGCGTAACGCCTTCCTTGCATTCAATAATGGACGTTAAACCAGACTCGATCAGAGGCACATTTGAGCTCACACGCGAGAAAATACAAGCACTTAGAGAGCATGTGGTGAAGACTGTAAAGGCTTTTGATTCATCTTCACTTCATTTATCAACGTTTTCTTTGACATGCGCATTCTGTTGGGTTTGCTCAGTCAAGGCTCAAGAAATCAAAGGCGGCAAAACCGCTTTAATTTTTGCAATGGATGCTAGGGCTCGCTTGGATCCTCCTATACCCGCAACGTATTTTGGAAACTGCGTTGTGGGTGGTGTAGCAGTTGCAGAAACAAAAGAGCTAGTGGGAGATGATGGCTTGGTTGTGGCATTAAGTGCAATTACCGAAGCTTTTACGAGTTTAATTAAAAAGGGGGTCCTGAATGGGGCGGAGTCGTGGATGTCCAACTTCATTGATTTTTCCCTATATGAGAGGGTGTTTTCGGTGGCTGGTTCACCACGCTTTGAGGTTTATGATACGGATTTTGGATGGGGGAGGCCGAAGAGGACCGAGGTGGTTTCGATAGATAAGACGGGAGCCATCTCTCTCTCAGCTAGCAGGAATGGCGGTGGAGCGGTTGAGGTTGGGCTGGTTCTGGACAAACAGTATATGAAGACTTTTGCTACTTTATGTGATGCAATTTAA
- the LOC126797378 gene encoding phenolic glucoside malonyltransferase 1-like produces FRVAESEAEFHHLSSDEYLQAKEYHPLVPQLAVTSERAAVLVLQITVFPNHGFSIGTSMHHAVVDGKSSTMFFKSWAHICKHGSAVSLPDQLKPCYNDRQAIKDPMGLETIYSNDWLRFGGSNKRSLLFRETKSSPGTIRGTFQFTEANIQKLRGHAKSAMASDSAHLSSFSLTCGYTWTCLVKAEEIKSDQVWIVFSVDCRSRLDPPVSATYFGNCIIGHVAIAETKGLLGEDGWIVAVNAISESIKALDGNGGLLNGAETWVSKMCSTKGNERFFSVAGSRILEIYDTNFGWGKPKRTEVVSIDMTGAVSFSDSRYGGGGVEVGMVLKEPNMQVFASLFAKGLEDLN; encoded by the coding sequence TTCAGAGTAGCCGAGTCTGAAGCCGAATTCCACCATCTTTCAAGTGATGAATATCTGCAAGCCAAAGAGTACCATCCTCTTGTTCCCCAATTGGCAGTGACTAGTGAACGAGCTGCAGTGCTGGTATTGCAAATCACTGTCTTTCCCAATCATGGATTCTCCATTGGAACCTCCATGCACCATGCCGTGGTTGATGGCAAATCTTCAACTATGTTTTTCAAATCCTGGGCTCACATATGCAAACATGGTTCAGCTGTTTCGTTGCCGGATCAGCTGAAACCATGTTACAATGACAGACAGGCCATCAAGGACCCGATGGGACTTGAAACAATCTATTCAAACGACTGGTTGCGATTTGGGGGCTCTAACAAGAGAAGCTTACTGTTTCGGGAGACTAAATCATCACCAGGCACAATTCGAGGTACTTTTCAATTCACGGAGGCTAATATCCAAAAACTTAGAGGACATGCTAAGAGTGCAATGGCTTCTGATTCAGCTCATCTGTCATCATTTTCTCTTACTTGTGGATATACATGGACTTGCTTAGTTAAGGcagaagaaataaaatctgATCAGGTATGGATAGTCTTTAGTGTGGATTGTAGGTCTCGCTTAGACCCTCCAGTTTCAGCAACATACTTTGGGAACTGCATAATAGGTCATGTAGCAATTGCAGAAACAAAAGGACTCTTAGGAGAAGATGGGTGGATTGTAGCTGTGAATGCAATCAGTGAAAGCATAAAGGCTTTGGATGGAAATGGAGGACTTCTCAATGGGGCAGAGACTTGGGTTTCAAAGATGTGCAGTACCAAGGGAAATGAAAGATTTTTCTCGGTAGCTGGTTCACGTATTTTGGAGATTTATGACACGAATTTTGGATGGGGAAAACCAAAAAGGACCGAGGTGGTTTCCATAGATATGACAGGGGCAGTTTCATTCTCAGATAGCAGGTATGGCGGAGGTGGCGTTGAAGTTGGGATGGTTTTGAAAGAACCAAATATGCAAGTTTTTGCTTCTCTATTTGCTAAAGGTCTTGAAGACCTTAATTAG
- the LOC126798099 gene encoding phenolic glucoside malonyltransferase 2-like, protein MELPNSSVKVVQVCRVTRVAPASPLPDLSLPLTFFDIRWLRFAPVQLLYFYEISSSSSIDSTFSFDSILDKLKTSLSLTLKHFLPLAGNLTWPKDSPKPVLSYVQGDTLRLTIVESSNADFARLSSNYGLLEAQEYHPLVPQLEVSHERAAVMSLQITLFPNKGFSVGAAVHSAVFDGSTANLFFKSWAHICKHQGATSSSLPDQLKPFYDRAVIDDQKGLGTLFSIQYQGMDGPNNRSLMVWELQVPQDSVRATFEITRASIQSLRGHVMAAIGSDTSLHLSTFSLACAYTWVCLVRAEETKEDEARLVFSVDCRSRLDPPIPATYFGNCVVGCLVVAKTKGLLGEDGLVVALSAISETLRNLVKKGLLNEAESWVSRLSSLRSGRLVGIAGSHQFGMYEISFGWGSPSKVEFVSIDRTGAISMTDSKNGGGGVDVGLVLKKQYMDAFASLFVKGLIPHSKI, encoded by the coding sequence ATGGAGCTTCCAAACTCCTCTGTAAAAGTAGTTCAAGTTTGCAGGGTCACCAGGGTGGCACCGGCCTCACCCTTACCAGATCTCTCCCTTCCCCTGACATTCTTTGACATCCGCTGGTTAAGGTTTGCACCAGTGCAGCTCCTTTACTTCTATGAAATATCATCATCTTCGTCTATTGATTCGACCTTCTCATTCGATTCCATACTTGACAAACTCAAAACCTCACTCTCTCTTACCCTCAAACATTTCCTACCTCTCGCGGGAAACCTCACTTGGCCTAAAGATTCTCCCAAACCCGTACTGAGCTATGTCCAAGGAGACACCCTTAGGCTTACAATAGTAGAGTCGTCCAACGCCGATTTCGCCCGCCTTTCAAGCAATTACGGCTTGCTTGAAGCCCAAGAATATCATCCGCTTGTCCCACAATTGGAGGTGTCTCATGAACGAGCTGCAGTGATGTCATTGCAAATCACTCTCTTCCCAAACAAAGGCTTTTCGGTTGGAGCAGCCGTGCACTCTGCAGTTTTTGATGGCTCAACTGCAAACTTGTTTTTCAAATCATGGGCGCATATATGCAAGCATCAAGGAGCAACTTCATCTTCTTTACCAGACCAGCTCAAGCCCTTCTATGATAGAGCGGTGATTGATGATCAGAAGGGGCTCGGAACACTCTTCTCAATCCAATACCAAGGAATGGACGGTCCCAACAATAGAAGCTTAATGGTCTGGGAGCTTCAGGTTCCCCAAGACTCAGTTCGAGCCACCTTCGAAATCACTCGCGCATCTATTCAATCACTAAGAGGGCATGTCATGGCTGCAATAGGTTCTGATACAAGTCTCCATTTGTCTACGTTTTCTCTGGCCTGTGCCTACACTTGGGTCTGCTTAGTCAGGGctgaagaaacaaaagaagatgaaGCACGACTCGTCTTTTCCGTGGACTGCAGGTCTCGGCTAGACCCTCCTATACCTGCAACTTACTTCGGCAACTGCGTAGTGGGGTGTTTAGTAGTAGCAAAAACAAAAGGGCTACTTGGAGAAGATGGCTTGGTTGTGGCACTTAGTGCGATCAGTGAAACTTTAAGGAATTTGGTGAAGAAGGGGCTGTTGAATGAAGCTGAAAGTTGGGTTTCAAGATTGAGTAGTTTGCGTAGTGGTAGATTGGTTGGCATTGCCGGGTCACATCAGTTCGGAATGTATGAAATTAGTTTTGGATGGGGATCACCAAGCAAGGTCGAGTTTGTTTCTATAGATAGAACAGGAGCCATCTCCATGACAGATAGCAAAAATGGCGGTGGAGGCGTTGATGTTGGGTTGGTCTTGAAGAAACAGTACATGGATGCTTTTGCTTCTCTATTTGTCAAAGGTCTCATACCGCACTCAAAAATTTGA
- the LOC126798098 gene encoding nuclear transport factor 2-like codes for MAMQTVIAPVIPSAQVVANAFIVQYYHILHHNPGHVYRFYQDSSVMSRPDSDGVMRSVTTMQGINEKILSFDYKEYKAEIETADAQNSYKDGVTVLVTGCLTSKDNLKRKFAQSFFLAPQENGFFVLNDVFRYVESRELVKNQSVNGVSDTKTVLLNQEPEPTHVPDPPTPDLQTTQVEEDQTVIEKAFDTSEQDRQSANEKETDIERPCYPNGDDIPVEVESASTTAQEDGPKKSYASIVKVAKGSPGSNKVYLPTSTTKVTSKKTEDSLPGSAASASVPESSAPASSTTLESSATNEEVEGYSIYIRNLPLSVTADELEVEFKKFGPIKEGGIQVRNKKLQGYCFGFVEFLSSSSLNSAIEASPITIGGRHAIIEIKRTNTRIGGSGSGSFTSGRGGFRTDSFRGHGSYGGGRSFVRNDYVNRTEFSGRGRGRAGRGGDGYWQGRGDGYQQGRGEGYHQGRGEGYHQGRGEGYQQGRGDGYQHVREVYRPRSGEGRGRGGRPIGPKENVVSA; via the exons ATGGCTATGCAGACAGTGATTGCTCCAGTGATCCCCAGTGCGCAAGTTGTTGCAAATGCTTTCATTGTGCAGTATTACCATATTCTTCATCACAACCCTGGTCATGTCTATAGATTTTATCAGGATTCGAGCGTGATGAGCCGGCCTGATTCTGACGGTGTGATGAGATCGGTGACCACAATGCAA GGAATCAATGAGAAGATCCTTTCTTTTGATTACAAGGAATACAAGGCTGAGATAGAAACTGCAGATGCTCAAAACTCTTATAAAGATGGGGTGACTGTGTTAGTTACTGGATGTTTAACAAGCAAGGACAATTTGAAAAGGAAATTTGCTCAATCATTTTTTCTTGCCCCACAAGAGAATGGGTTCTTTGTATTGAATGATGTCTTTAGGTATGTTGAGAGTAGAGAACTTGTGAAAAACCAGTCAGTTAATGGAGTTAGTGATACTAAAACGGTCCTCTTGAACCAAGAACCAG AACCAACTCATGTTCCGGATCCTCCCACACCTGACCTGCAAACTACTCAAGTTGAAGAGGATCAAACTGTTATTGAGAAAGCTTTTGACACATCGGAACAGGATAGGCAATCTGCGAATGAGAAAGAAACTGATATCGAACGGCCGTGTTATCCAAATGGGGATGATATCCCCGTTGAAGTTGAATCAGCTTCTACTACAGCCCAAGAAGATGGTCCAAAGAAGTCTTATGCATCAATT GTAAAAGTAGCCAAAGGAAGTCCTGGATCCAATAAGGTTTATCTGCCCACTAGCACCACTAAAGTTACTTCTAAGAAAACAGAAGATTCTTTGCCTGGGTCGGCTGCATCTGCTTCCGTACCTGAATCATCAGCCCCGGCTAGCAGTACTACCCTAGAGAGCAGTGCGACTAATGAGGAAG TTGAGGGCTATTCTATATACATCCGCAATTTGCCCTTGAGTGTGACGGCTGATGAGCTTGAGGTAGAATTCAAGAAATTTGGACCAATAAAGGAAGGAGGCATCCAAGTCCGGAATAAGAAG CTTCAGGGATACTGTTTTGGGTTTGTTGAATTTCTGTCCTCAAGTTCTTTGAATAGCGCCATTGAG GCTTCACCTATTACTATTGGTGGACGTCATGCCATCATCGAGATAAAGAGGACCAACACACGAA TTGGTGGTAGTGGAAGTGGTTCGTTCACTTCTGGAAGGGGAGGGTTTCGAACTGACAGCTTTAGGGGCCATGGTAGTTATGGTGGTGGCCGGAGCTTTGTAAGAAATGACTATGTGAACAGGACGGAATTCTCAGGTCGAGGCAGGGGGCGAGCTGGGCGTGGCGGAGATGGTTATTGGCAAGGGAGAGGAGATGGTTATCAACAAGGAAGAGGAGAGGGTTATCACCAAGGAAGAGGAGAGGGTTATCACCAAGGGAGAGGAGAGGGTTATCAACAAGGGAGAGGAGATGGTTATCAACATGTGAGAGAAGTTTATCGACCAAGGAGTGGAGAAGGGAGAGGAAGAGGTGGCCGACCAATTGGACCAAAGGAGAATGTGGTCTCGGCATGA
- the LOC126798111 gene encoding ninja-family protein AFP3-like, with protein MPQTEEGCNRATRPLFTIPASNLQGDLFRRVVSGNDISQEVVVDEPVEDSDDVELSLGLSLNGRFGVDPRAKAGLHLKRSSSISDFSPAAAASMTAAMREEEATTSRVPRPFVVPLMRTCSLPTETEDEWRKRKELQSLRRMEAKRKRSEKQQRSYSKLHRVRSRENFEVDSRLAEAFNVGGCPRLPPAPPPESQGTMGSQGSGSSVVTESDSQAAAQVVQNITEARSDSNIEPLPKSGKEQLVAPRVTGNAENLGQLNGVVQMQNHCNKSASPPKGPKEIVRNVLENMPSVFTKGDGPDGRRVEGFLYRYKKGEEVRIVCVCHGSFLTPAEFVKHAGGGEVPHPLKHIVVNPSPIL; from the exons atGCCGCAAACGGAGGAAGGTTGCAACAGAGCAACCCGGCCGCTTTTCACGATTCCGGCGAGTAACTTACAGGGAGATCTGTTTAGGAGAGTTGTTTCCGGCAATGATATATCACAAGAAGTCGTCGTTGACGAGCCGGTGGAAGATTCCGACGATGTTGAGCTGAGCCTGGGGCTGTCGTTGAACGGCAGGTTCGGGGTGGACCCGAGAGCTAAAGCGGGGTTGCATCTCAAACGGTCGTCTTCAATCTCGGACTTCTCGCCTGCGGCGGCGGCTTCGATGACTGCGGCCATGAGAGAGGAGGAAGCAACTACGTCTCGTGTACCGAGGCCGTTCGTGGTGCCGCTGATGAGGACGTGTTCGCTTCCGACGGAAACAGAGGATGAgtggaggaagaggaaggagCTGCAGAGCTTGAGGAGAATGGAGGCGAAGAGGAAGAGGTCGGAGAAGCAGCAGAGGAGTTATTCGAAGCTGCATAGGGTTCGGAGCCGTGAGAATTTTGAGGTGGATAGCAGACTAGCTGAGGCCTTTAATGTCGGCGGTTGTCCTCGGCTCCCGCCGGCACCGCCGCCGGAATCTCAGGGGACTATGGGGTCTCAGGGGAGTGGTTCTTCGGTCGTTACGGAGTCTGATAGCCAAGCAGCTGCTCAAG TAGTGCAGAACATCACTGAAGCAAGAAGCGACTCTAATATTGAGCCATTGCCAAAGAGTGGAAAGGAACAGCTTGTCGCCCCACGGGTGACTGGGAATGCTGAAAACTTAGGGCAGTTGAATGGAGTTGTCCAAATGCAAAATCACTGCAACAAGTCTGCAAGTCCTCCAAAGGGACCTAAGGAGATTGTGAGGAATGTGTTGGAGAATATGCCTTCAGTTTTTACCAAGGGAGATGGTCCGGACGGGAGAAGAGTAGAAGGCTTTCTTTACAGGTATAAGAAGGGTGAGGAAGTGAGGATCGTATGCGTTTGTCATGGCAGCTTTCTAACTCCTGCCGAGTTTGTCAAGCATGCCGGTGGGGGAGAGGTGCCACATCCTCTTAAGCATATAGTAGTTAATCCTTCTCCCATTTTGTAG
- the LOC126798092 gene encoding LRR receptor-like serine/threonine-protein kinase RPK2, which produces MGLRSSPSPAINPLSFSPPTSPLLLLNLLLLFLASQNGVAWADTDASALLQLKNSVLDSAGLLSSWGASNSTAAHCAWAGVSCGADSRVVALNITGGTCVDYGQFPFYGLGIRRRSCVGGGGGRLVGKLPSVIGNLTELKVLSLPFNGFAGAVPFEIWGLEKLEVLDLEGNSISGSLPGRVNPNLRVLNLGFNKIQGEIPIFNAVSLEILNLAGNRVNGSVPGFVGKLKGVYLSFNWLSGYVPSEIGENCGRLEHLDLSGNFLVSTIPTSLGNCSKLRTLLLYSNMLEEGVPAELGRLQELEVLDVSRNSLSGSLPREIGNCSMLSVLVLSSLYNALPLVRGNDTDDSLLEQLSSMNDDFNYFLGALPREITRLPKLKILWAPRASIDGSFPSDWGACENLEMVNLAQNFLNGEISSGLSRCQKLHFLDVSSMKLTGELVQVVQIPCMTMLDVSGNFLSGSMPEYANSTCRPFSSVEFSIKDDDFTAPYRAFFESKAQAGMPLLWHKENDDVVVIHNFRHNNFTGTLPSLPIAPERFQKKILYAFLAGENKLTGALPGNLFGKCQGLDSLVVNVSNNRLDGKIPTEFGKMCKSLKFLDASVNQIMGSIPPSFGELVSLGGLNLSSNMLEGPIPTNIGQIRDLQHLSLSGNNITGDIPASLGQLYSLHVLELSRNNLAGEIPKDLVNLRSLRVLLLDYNKLSGQIPSGLANVTTLSAFNVSYNNLSGSLPLNNNLMNCNTAIGNRYLSSCPTLSQEHPAFSQGRVGDSEPYASPLVSTEKTGSSSFNSIEIASITSASAIVLVLLALVVLFLYTRRWNRKSGGIGPTRKEVTVFTNFGVPLTFESVVRATGSFNASNCIGNGGFGATYKAEVAPGILVAIKRLAVGRFQGVQQFHAEIKTLGRLRHPNLVTLLGYHASETEMFLIYNYFPGGNLEKFIQERSTRAVDWKILHKIALDIARALSYLHDQCVPRVLHRDVKPSNILLDDDFNAFLSDFGLARLLGTSETHATTGVAGTFGYVAPEYAMTCRVSDKSDVYSYGVVLLELLSDKKVLDPSFSSYGNGFNIVAWACMLLRQGRAKEFFSAGLWDAGPHDDLVEVLHLAVVCTVDSLSTRPTMRQVVRRLKQLQPPSC; this is translated from the coding sequence ATGGGTCTCCGATCTTCTCCCTCTCCGGCcatcaatcccctctcttttTCACCACCCACTTCGCCGCTGCTCCTTCTCAACCTCCTTTTACTCTTCCTCGCCTCCCAAAACGGCGTCGCTTGGGCGGACACCGACGCATCGGCGCTGCTTCAGCTCAAAAACTCGGTCTTGGACTCGGCGGGGTTGCTGTCGAGCTGGGGCGCGTCCAATTCCACCGCAGCTCACTGCGCGTGGGCCGGCGTCTCCTGCGGCGCCGATTCCCGCGTCGTGGCTCTCAACATTACCGGAGGTACGTGCGTTGATTACGGCCAGTTTCCGTTTTACGGGCTCGGGATTAGGCGCCGGAGCTGTgtcggcggcggcggagggaGGCTGGTCGGGAAGCTCCCTTCTGTGATTGGTAATCTCACTGAGCTCAAGGTCTTGTCTTTACCGTTTAACGGCTTCGCCGGTGCGGTCCCTTTTGAAATTTGGGGGTTGGAGAAGCTGGAGGTGCTTGATCTCGAAGGGAACTCGATTTCCGGGTCTTTGCCGGGTCGGGTGAACCCGAATTTGCGGGTTTTGAATCTTGGGTTTAATAAGATTCAGGGTGAGATACCGATCTTTAACGCAGTGAGTTTAGAGATCTTGAATTTAGCTGGGAATAGAGTTAATGGGAGTGTTCCCGGGTTTGTCGGAAAGTTGAAGGGAGTATACTTGTCGTTTAACTGGCTCAGTGGGTATGTACCTAGTGAGATTGGAGAGAATTGCGGGAGGCTTGAGCATCTTGACTTGTCGGGGAACTTCTTGGTGAGTACGATTCCGACTAGTTTGGGGAATTGTAGTAAGCTGAGGACATTGTTGTTGTATTCGAACATGTTGGAGGAAGGGGTTCCGGCGGAGCTGGGGCGGCTTCAGGAGCTGGAAGTGTTGGATGTGTCTAGGAATAGCTTGAGTGGTTCGTTGCCGAGGGAGATTGGGAACTGTTCTATGCTGTCTGTCCTTGTGCTGTCGTCGCTGTATAATGCACTTCCTCTTGTGAGGGGGAATGATACGGATGACTCATTGTTGGAGCAGTTGAGTTCTATGAATGATGATTTCAATTACTTTCTAGGGGCGTTGCCGAGGGAGATTACGAGGCTTCCGAAGCTGAAGATCTTGTGGGCGCCAAGGGCGAGTATTGATGGCAGCTTTCCGAGTGATTGGGGTGCTTGTGAGAACTTGGAAATGGTCAATTTGGCTCAGAATTTCTTGAATGGGGAAATCTCCAGTGGGCTTAGCCGCTGCCAGAAGCTTCATTTTCTCGACGTAAGCTCTATGAAGCTTACTGGGGAGCTTGTTCAGGTTGTTCAGATTCCATGTATGACTATGCTTGATGTCAGTGGAAATTTCTTGTCTGGTTCAATGCCTGAATATGCCAACAGCACATGTCGTCCTTTTTCCTCGGTGGAGTTTTCTATCAAAGATGACGACTTTACTGCTCCCTATAGAGCATTTTTCGAATCGAAAGCTCAAGCTGGAATGCCATTGCTGTGGCACAAAGAGAACGATGATGTTGTAGTTATTCACAACTTCCGGCACAATAATTTTACCGGCACTCTGCCGTCACTGCCCATTGCACCTGAGAGGTTTCAGAAAAAAATTCTCTATGCATTCCTTGCTGGAGAGAACAAGCTTACTGGAGCATTACCAGGTAATTTGTTTGGGAAGTGTCAGGGATTAGATTCACTGGTTGTTAATGTGAGCAACAACAGGTTAGATGGGAAGATTCCAACTGAATTTGGTAAAATGtgcaaatctctcaagttTTTAGATGCATCTGTTAATCAGATTATGGGTTCCATTCCCCCTAGTTTTGGAGAGTTGGTGTCTCTTGGTGGCCTTAACTTGAGTTCAAACATGTTGGAAGGTCCAATTCCGACCAATATTGGCCAGATTAGGGATCTGCAGCACCTTTCTTTGTCCGGTAATAACATTACAGGTGATATTCCTGCTAGTTTGGGGCAGCTTTACTCCTTGCATGTGCTTGAGCTATCTCGGAACAACCTCGCTGGCGAGATACCAAAAGATCTTGTGAACTTGCGAAGCTTGAGAGTTCTTCTGCTGGACTACAATAAACTCTCTGGCCAGATTCCTTCTGGTTTGGCTAATGTGACCACGCTCTCAGCCTTCAATGTGTCGTACAATAACTTGTCTGGTTCACTGCCTTTGAACAATAACCTGATGAATTGCAATACTGCTATTGGAAACCGCTATTTGAGTTCATGTCCCACACTTTCTCAAGAACATCCAGCTTTTTCTCAAGGAAGAGTTGGCGATTCAGAACCTTATGCTTCACCATTGGTTAGTACTGAGAAGACTGGCAGTAGCAGTTTCAATTCAATTGAAATAGCATCTATTACATCGGCATCGGCCATTGTTTTAGTGCTTCTAGCTCTTGTTGTTCTGTTTTTGTATACACGGAGGTGGAATCGGAAGTCTGGAGGTATAGGCCCTACGAGAAAGGAAGTTACAGTTTTCACAAACTTTGGCGTTCCACTGACCTTTGAGAGTGTTGTCCGGGCCACGGGGAGCTTCAATGCTAGCAACTGTATTGGGAATGGAGGTTTTGGAGCAACTTATAAGGCAGAGGTAGCACCTGGAATTCTAGTGGCGATAAAACGGCTTGCAGTTGGAAGGTTCCAAGGTGTGCAACAGTTTCATGCAGAAATCAAGACTCTGGGAAGGCTTAGACATCCAAATCTGGTCACTTTACTAGGTTATCATGCCAGTGAAACAGAGATGTTCCttatatataactattttCCTGGTGGTAATCTGGAAAAATTTATTCAGGAAAGGTCTACCAGGGCTGTGGATTGGAAGATACTTCACAAGATCGCTTTGGATATAGCCCGTGCACTTTCCTACCTACATGATCAGTGTGTACCTCGTGTCCTTCATCGTGATGTCAAGCCCAGCAATATTTTGTTGGATGACGATTTCAATGCATTTCTATCAGACTTTGGTTTGGCCAGACTTCTTGGAACTTCAGAAACCCATGCTACAACTGGTGTAGCTGGGACTTTTGGATATGTTGCCCCAGAATATGCAATGACGTGTCGTGTTTCAGATAAATCCGATGTGTATAGTTATGGTGTGGTGCTTCTCGAGTTGCTCTCTGACAAGAAAGTGTTGGATCCTTCCTTTTCCTCATATGGAAATGGATTCAACATCGTTGCTTGGGCATGTATGCTTCTTCGACAAGGCCGTGCAAAGGAATTCTTTTCAGCTGGGTTGTGGGATGCAGGCCCCCATGATGATTTGGTAGAAGTTCTACACTTGGCAGTGGTATGTACGGTTGATTCTCTCTCAACTAGGCCTACTATGAGGCAAGTTGTTCGACGGCTGAAGCAACTTCAACCCCCCTCATGTTAG